AGGTAATCGGTGGACATTCTCGCATCGTTGGTGGAACGCAGGCTGAGGCCGATGAGGCGGCCGGGCGAGGAAGCGGCGGGCATATTGGCCTCGTAATAACCGTCCAGCGCGGGGATGGTGGCCTCAGTGGTTGTAGAATCCTTTGTGCCGGGCTTATTGCTGTTACCACAGGCGGTAAACGTGAGGGCGCCCGCCAGCAATAGCATCGTATGTGTATTCATGTAGTGGATTTATGCAAATAACAACAGAAAAAGGTTTGGGTTGAAGGAAGTTTTTAGTGCAGGAGGATGGTTTCCAGCCTGGGACTATTAAAAAGTCGCCCGGAGCGACCATTTTTTCTTGCACCGGGATGTTTTTGCCTTAGCGTTTTTGCAGGGTGGCTTTCACGGTAGGATGTGAAAGGTCGTGGAAGCGGAGGGGTTTGAGTGCGCAGATATCGATGCCCGCGGCGTGGTATTCCGCAGCCGCCAGGCTTCGAGGATGGTGACGCGGACAGGTTGCACGGCTTCCAGGACCATCCATCGGCCGTTGCCGTCGCGGTAGCGCATGCCGCAGTGGGTATATTCGGAAAACGTGGCGCGGCGGATGGCTTCGCATTGCGGGGATTGGCTGACCTGAAACCCAATTTCTCCTTCGTTGAAATTGTTTTGTGCGGAGTCGGCAAGCCCCGGGACGAGGGCGGCGAAATGAAAGGAGGCGGAACAAATACATGCCGGCGAATTGAATGGAAAAGGGATTGCAATTATACAAAAAGGGTGAAGACGAATTGGGGGAGAGGGGCCATTTGCGCCGGGCACTATGGAAACCCATTTTGGATTTTTGGTTCCCCGGATTTTACCTTTCGATGCCATTAACATATTCCCGTGTACATTTACCTGTCATACCTTTCCACATACAGATTAAGACGATCCGATATATACGACACAATAAAAATACATGGTTGTCCCGGATCCACCAGCATCTTCCCGCACAATAACATTTCCCCTACTCACATTCGTACAACTACACTTAATAATTATATTATATGTTTATTTTCAAGAATGAGCAGCAACCAATAATGAACCAATGATTTTTTGGAGAACCTAAACCCTACAGGCACCGTTATCAGCTTTACATCTTATTAACAATCAATTCATTAACAAAAATTTTACGGGTCAACATGCGGAAGTAAAGGGGGAACGGCTGTAACTTTGCATCAGCTTTTTAACCCAAATTATACCTGCACTTTAACCGGGTACACCTCATGGTGATTTTTGACCGCATCACGGAAAACCATTTGTTTTTGACCGCATCCACCCGAGAAGCCAACTTTTTTTGACGCTTTAAACCAGTTTTCTGATTATGTCAAGACATATGATGCGTCCCGCATTGGCGGGAATGGCAGCGCTTTGCCTGTTAGCGGCAGCCTGCACCAAGGAACCATTAGAAAGCATTACGCCTCCTCCTGCCATACCGGTGCAGGATACGACTTTCGCCATGAACAACCCGGTAAACGCCGCACTGCTGCTCACCCTGGTGAACGACATCCGCACCAAAGGCTGCAACTGCGGAGATTCCTTCTATGCGCCCGCGCCGCCCATCGCCTGGAACAAAGCACTGGAAAGGGCCGCGTACCTGCATAGCCTGGATATGAAAGAATTCAATTACTTCAGCCACGAAGACCGCAACGGGCAATCAGCCGGATTCCGCATTTCCAGCATGGGCTACACCTGGGCGGCGTGGGGAGAAAACATCGCGCTGGGCGTACTCAACGAAAAAACAGTCGTGAATGGCTGGTTCAATAGCATTACGCATTGTAAAGTGTTGATGAACAGCCGTTTTACAGAGATGGGTGTGGCAAAGGTGGGCAACTTCTGGAGCCAGGAACTGGCGGTACCCAGATCAGGCAAATAATGGCTTATACATACAGGTTTTCCATCATAGCGGATTGATTATTAATTTATTAATTTCGTTAACATAATTTTTGCATAGATTTACGGACAGCGGCTTATTTTTGAGTCCTGTTTCGTTTTTAGCCCTTCCTCTGAAAAGCCAACGTGCTTAACCTCCTCCTATCAAAGACCCAGTATCTGACATTCAAACACTGGGATTATGTTACCGAAAACGGTCCGCTTTATACCTGTATTCGCCGCGGTATGCCTGATGGCTTCCTGCGCAAAAGATGATCGCCTGCAACCTCGGGCGGCTGGCGCCGAAAAGCCGGGAGATCCGCCTACCGCCGTTGTCATCGAAAACAAGGCGAATAAAGACGTTGCGCTCCAGCTTGTCAACAACGCACGCGCCAAAGGCTGCCAGTGTGGCGATACCTGGATGCCACCCGTTTCGCCCGTGACCTGGAACGTACTGCTCGAACTCGCTGCCATTAAGCATTCTAAAGATATGCTCGACCGCAAATACTTCTCCCATAACAGCCCCGGCGGCGCCACGCCTTCGCAACGCATCACAGCAGAGGGTTACAACTATAACTGGTGGGGAGAAAACATTGCTACCGGACCGCAATCCGAGGCCGATGTGGTAAATGGCTGGCTGAACAGCCCGGGCCATTGTAAAAACCTCATGAGCGCAAACTTCCGGGAAATGGGCGTAGGCCGTACCGGCAACCTGTGGACGCAAGTGTTTGCCGCGCCAGCTGGCCGCTGATCCCTCACGGCGGCGGCATCTTCCTCCGCCACATCCGCCACAACAAATACACGAACCCCACGGAACTGAGCACCAGCCAGGTGTAGAAGCCACCCATGCGCATGGGCGTCGACTCCTCCGGAATCGCGAACCCCAGGTACAGCCCGAAAAAGATGTTGATCATCAGCCAGAACATCCCGTAAAAAACGGTACGCATGATCTTGATGAGAAACATCATCATCTGCCAGTCTGAATTTTTACGGGGATCTTCCTGTTCCATGCTATAAAGTTACGGAATGCACAATTTACGCAGCGCGGCGCTGTCGCCCCGAAAAACGTTGAAATCCACCATCGTCCGTATACCATTCACCCGCCCGATATCCGAATGTTGCCAGAACACCCAGTTGCGGGCGCTGCGGGGCCTTTCCTTCTGATAATAATGCGCCACCCAGAGCGGGTAATCATCGAATTCCTTCCCGAGATAGGTTTCGTAAAAGTGAATATTAGTGTAGATGATCGGCTTTACACCATATGCCTTTTCCATTTCCTCCAGCCAGATGCGCGCGGTGCTGCGGATCACGGCGGGCGTTTGGTTGTTGTGGACTTCGATATCCAGGACGGGAGGGAGGTCCCCCGGTTCGAGTTGCACCACATTTTTAAAGTTGATCGCCTGCTTGAGAGGGTCGCGGGTGGAGTAGAAGAAATGATACGCGCCCCGGATGATCCCCGCGTCGCGGGCTTTATCCCAGTTGCGGCGGAAGGTCGCGTCCTGCCGCGTAATGCCTTCCGTGGCTTTGATGAAGGCGAAGGAAATTTTGATATTGTCGACTTCCATCTGTTTCACCGCGCGCCAGTTCACATTTCCCTGGAACTTGGAAATATCGATGCCATGCACGGAATAATTAACAGGAATATCGATGCCGAATTCTTCGTAGCGGACGAAATTCGCGGGCTCCTGTTGCCGCAGGAGCCACCATACGCCGGCGATTGCGGCCAGCGTCAACAATACAACGATCAGGAAAAACGCGCGGAGGCGCCTCCGGTTCTTTTTAGCCACTGTTTGGGAAATTCTGTAGGTTGTCCTTGAAAAATCAGCAGCAAGTATAGGGCAATTTTCGCAAGCTTGCGCGAAAGCCCGGGATGTTGTTGTATTTTTATCGGCCAAACAAGGCCCTATTATGCCGAAACCGAATATCAACGACGCGCTCAACTTCCTTTCCAAGTTCACGCTCCGCAGAGCCTGGAACGCCGGCAAGGTGCTGGGCAGCTTTTATTATAGCAAGTGGCGCAAGAAACCCATCCAATGGGGTTATCCCATTTCGATCTCCTTCGAGCCCACCACTTCCTGCAACCTCCGCTGCCCGGAATGCCCCAGCGGGTTAAGAGCATTTACCCGCCCCACCGGGATGCTCGACAACCAGTTCTTCCGGCAAACGATCGACGAGCTGCACAAGGATCTCATGTACCTGATCTTCTATTTCCAGGGAGAACCGTACCTCAATACCGCGTTCCTCGACATGGTGCAATACGCTTCATCCAAAGGTATTTACACCGCCACTTCTACCAACGCCCACTACCTGACCGACGCGAATGCGAAGAAAACAGTGGAATCAGGGCTGGACAGGCTCATCATTTCTATCGACGGCACTACCCAGGACGTGTACACGCAATACCGTGTGGGCGGCCACCTAGAAAAAGTGATCGCCGGGGCTAAGAATATCGTGAAATGGAAAAAGGAGCTGAATTCGAAAAAGCCTTTCGTGTTCTTCCAGTTCCTGGTGGTGAAGCCGAACGAGCACCAAATAGAGGATGTGAAGAAGCTGGCGGCGGAAATCGGGGTCGACGAAGTGCGGTTCAAGACCGCGCAGGTATATGATTACGAAGAAGGCAACCGCCTTATCCCCACGATCGATAAATATTCCCGCTATCATAAGAACGACGACGGCACATATTCCATCAAAAACAAGATGGAAAACCATTGCTGGCGCCTCTGGCATTCGCCGGTGATCACCTGGGACGGGTTGGTGGTGCCGTGTTGTTTTGACAAGGACGCCACGCACCGGCTGGGCGACCTGAAGCAGAGTGATTTCAAAACCCTCTGGCACAACGAGCAATACGTCAACTTCCGCACCCAGCTGATCAAGGGCAGGAAACACATTGATATTTGCGCGAACTGTAGCGAAGGCACCCAGGTGTGGGGCAGCGCTTAAAGAGCGGAGCGTCCGGCATAGGCAGCGGGGAAATTATTCCCCGTCGGCGGCATCGGGTTCGGTGCCGTTTCTTTTTCTCCGGTGTCTTCTGTTCCGGATTTTGTTGAATAAGTTCACACCCAGCTTAACGCCGAGGAATTCCACCGCGCCGATGAGGATGTTGGTCAGCATCGATTTGCCCGTTCCCGACTTGAAAGCCGTTTTGGCGAGGCCGCCAACGATGCCGAGGACTCCGCTGCCGGCGATCCCGGGCACCACGGCATTCATGGCCATGGACTTGTAGTTGTCGCGCAGATGATCCACCCGCGCGCCTAGTTCGTCTTCCAGCCGGCGGCGCCTCCGCTGGAGGCGCTCCACTTCCTGGTCGAGCATTTCGATGTTTTTGATTTTAATTTTCGCCATGGGGGAGAGAGTAGTGTTTAGTCATTCACAGCCTGTTTTCTTGCTTCTCTTCTTTCTTCCGCGCGTTCGTCCATCTCTTCGATTTCTTCCACCAGTTCGGCCGCCAGCATATTGGCGAGCGGGCGCTGGATGAGGGATTTGCGGCCCACGAGCAGCACCACGAACAGCAACACGAAAACGCCTGCCGCGCAGCCGAAGCCGAGCGTCATGCTGCCAGTCTTTTCACCGATCCAGAAGCCGAGCACCATCCCAAGAAATACGACGACAAAGAAAAACAGCAGGAAAGCCATGATCAGCGAAAAGAATAATCCCATCGCTTTCGACAGCTTTCCTGCGGCCTGCAGTTTGATAATGTCCAGCCGGGTTTCAAGGTATTCCTTGGCCACCTTGCCGGTTTCCGAGAAGTAATTGGAAAAGTTATCTTCCATGCAATGTTTTTTTAGCGCGGGGCTTAGGTTAATTCGTTTTCAATAGCATCTTCCAGTTGCTGCTTTTTGTTGCGGAATTTATCCTTCAGCTTATCGGTCTGGTATTTCAGTTTACCTACCCATTCTTCCTTCTTGTCGGAATTCAGAAAATAACCAACGGCCACGCCCACGGCGGCGCCCACGATGAAAGAAACGACTGCTTTTGAATTTCTGCTCATGGTATGAGAGTTTTTTAGTGAAGTAATCGGGTTTCCTGGAGCTGGGGTGCCAATGCTCCATTTCGCTTTAAGGTTACAAAATTTGTTCCATAATTGTTCACATCCAACTGCGATTTGGTTAAATCAGCATTATTATTGCTTTTCATCCTTCCGGCGGCAGTTCTTTGCGGAACTGACAAAATGCCGTAGGTTTGAATAACACCCCTGAATCATATGAGTTACATCGATAACGACCGGCTGAAACAGATAGCGTTCCTGTTGATCATCACCTTCCTGGGCATCATCCTGTTCAAGGAATTATATGCATTTTTCCCCGGATTCCTCGGCGCCGTAACCCTTTACGTCCTCTCCCGCCGGTGGATGTTCCGCCTCGTGGAAGTCCGCAAATGGAAAAGGCCCCGGGCCGCGGCTGTGATCATGATCCTGTCTTTCCTCGTGTTCCTGCTTCCCATCGGCCTCCTCGTGAATATGCTCACCGCCAAAGTGGGATGGGCTATCAACCACTCGTCCGAACTGATCGAAGGGCTGAAAGGCATGAACGAAAAGCTCGTCAGCGCTACCGGCATCAACATTATGGCCGACGGGCGCCTGGCCAAATTGCAGGAATATATCACCAATGTGCTGCCCGGATTCCTCGGTGCCACGTTCAACACCCTCACGGCCGTGGCCATGCTTTATTTTATTCTCTATTTCATGCTGGTCAACGCCCGCGAAATGGAAGAAGCATTATGGGAATATATTCCCCTGAAAGATGAAAACGTGGAACTGCTCGCCAGCGAAATGAAAAATATGGTGGTGAGCAACGCCATTGGTATTCCGCTGATCGCTCTCATCCAGGGCGTTGTTTCCCTCATCGGGTACCTGATCTTCGGCGTTCCGGAGCCTGTTTTCTGGTTCGTGGTGACAAGTTTCACCGCCATGCTGCCCGTGATCGGCGCCGCCGCGGTGTACGTGCCCATGGGGATTTATCTCCTCGCCATCGGAAACACCTGGCAGGGCATTGCCGTACTGGTGTATGGGTTCGGGGTGGTGGGCACCTGCGACAACCTCTTCCGGATGATGCTGGCCAAGAAAATCGGCGACGTGCACCCGCTGATCACCATCTTCGGCGTCATTATCGGCGTGAGCCTGTTCGGGTTTGTGGGACTGATCTTCGGTCCCCTGCTCATCTCGCTTTTCATCGTCCTCATCCGTATCTACTCCAACGAATACCTCGTCAAGAAGCGCGAAGTGAAAGTCGTGAAAACGGCCCATTCAAAAGAAAAGGTCATGAAGAAAGACCAGTAAGCTATTTGTAGTAGTTATTTTCCTGGATATACTTCCATACGGCGTCCGGCACCATGTACCGGGCGCTTTTTCCTTCTTTTATGAGCTGGCGGATGCGGCTGCTGGATAATTCGAGCAGCGGCGCGTCCACGATCCTGCAATTGGCGCCGAAGGTGTCGGTAACGGGATGCTGCGAGCGGTTGTAAATATAGATTTCGTAGTTATCGAGCAGCTGCCGGTAATTCTTCCACCGCGGGATGTTCTGGAAACTATCGCTCCCCATGATCACGGCGAATTGCTGGGTGGGGAATTTTTCTGTGAGATAGGTGAGCGTATCGATGGTGAAGGAAGGACGGGGAAGGGAGAACTCGATATTGCTGACACGGAGCTTCGGCTCGCCGTCCACCGCCACCTCCGTGAGGTGCAGGCGGTGATGCTCGTTCAGCAGCGATGCGGATTCCTTCAACGGGTTGTGCGGCGACACGATGAGCCAGACCTTATCCAGGTCCGTGTTGTACGCCATGTAATTGGCGATGATCATGTGGCCGGTGTGCACGGGATTGAAGGATCCGAAATATAAACCGATTTTCATAACGGCAATATACAAGAAAATCCCACTTTACCCGAGCGGTTTGAAATGCTCGAAAACATATCCGCAGTTGCGGCAATAATGAATGGCCCTGCATAACGTGGAGCCGAAAGGGGAGCGGAGGTAAGTATTTTCGCTGTTGCAATGCGGGCATGCCGTATGCAGCTCTATTTCCGCACGCTCCTCACCCTGCTGCACCTGCGGCGGCGCGATGCCGAACTGCTTCAGCTTCTCGTGCGCTTCGGCTGACATGCGGTTGCTGTTCCACGTCGCTTCCTTGTCGATTTCCACCATCACTTTCGCATCCAGTTCCTTTTCCAGCGTACTGCGGATGTTTTGTTTGATGTAGTCGACGGCGGGGCAGGCGGAGAAGGTAGGGATCATCTTCACATGAACCCCTTCCTCCTCCACACGCACGCCCGTGATCATACCCAGGTCGATGACGGAAAGCACCGGGATTTCCGGGTCCATCACCTGCTCCAGGGCTTTGTAAATATCTTTTTCAGTGATTGGCATGATGCGTTACCAGGTGGCCTGCGGATCGGAGCGGAACACCGCGCCCATTTCCTCCAGCAGGGGTTGAAGATATTCGGTATGATATCCTTTCCGGCCGCCGTACTCCGGCGTTACGGACGATTCCGCCGGCAGGTTGAGCCCCGCGGCGGCACAGAGGTTATACACCCTGTCGAGCCACATCTCTTTCAGCTTCGTTTCCCCGGGGTAAATCCCTTCGGCTTCCAATATCGTCCCCGCTTCCTGATCCGGCTCAAAAATGCCGAGCGCGAGCGGGAAGCAGATGTTGAGGGCGGATTGCATCCGGGCGTAGCTTTCGTCGCCCGCGCGGCAAAGCTGCGTGATCCAGGCGTTGGCGTGGAGCGTGTGGTATTTGATCTCGCCTTTCAGCTTTTCGGCCAGTGGCCGCAACGGCGCAAAAGTGCTTTCGCGCAGCTGCTGGTAACGGATCGCCTCGGCATGGTCGAACAGGAAATGCCGCATGAGGCTGAAGTCGTATTCCCCGTTGGGATATTCCACGAAATGGCAGCAGCGGTAATCTTTTTCGTTCCGGAGGAAGGCGAAAGAATCGGGGTCTTCGCCGTTCAGCTCTTCCTGTAATATTCTGTACAGCGCCCAGGCGTGGCCGATTTTATCCTGCGCCATGGAAGAAAAAGCGATGTCTTCTTCCATGATGGGGCCGAGGCCGGTCCATTCAGAATTCCGGTGCCCCTGGATCAGGGCGTCGTCGGCCATGGCGGTGAGCATCCGGGCGAGGGCGTCATTTTTTGTCATGCGTGGATTTTTTGAACTGGTTGATTTTTTCCATCACCTTGAAGCCGCTGGCGTCGCGGTATGTTTTCTCGGCGTTGTTGGCGAACATGTCTTCGTCTTCCGCATTGAACGCCAGTATATCGGCGCTGCGTACCACCCAGAGGTTGACGCATTTTTTGCGGCGGGCGAACTGTTCTTTGGCGAAAACGAGCGCCAGCTGCGCGTTGGGGGCATGTACGCAGCCCACATGCTCGTGGTGCGCGCCGCGCTTTTCCTGGTGGAATACTTCGAACGAATTCCAGTTTTCGCCTTCCTGCACTTCTACCGGCTCGCCGGATTCGCGAAGCTGGAGGCGGTTTACGCGGGGGTCAAGGGAGTATTGCGGTTGGTCCATTTTTGATCAATTGTGTGTTAAGCGACCGGGGCGGTTTTTACGGCGCCGGGGTTCATGAGCGCTTTGCGCACCCATCTTCCGTGTTCTTCGGCCCATTGGCGCACCTGCAGACGCTCTGCGTTGCAGGGGCCGCCGCCATTGATGACTTTTTTAAACAGGTCCCAGTCCGGATCGGAGAAGCGCCATTTCCCGGTTTCGTCTTTCTGCAGCTCGGGGTCGGGAAGCGTCATGCCCAGTTCGCGGATTTTGGGAACGTACTGGTCGAGGAATTGATTGCGCATATCGTCGTTGCTCGCCATCTTCACCTTCCATTGCATCAGCTTTTCGCTATGGACGGAGGTTTTATCCGGCGGGCCGAAGAAGTGCATAATGGGTTGCCACCAACGGTTGAGCGCATCCTGCAGCATCTGTTTCTGCGCGGGGGTGCCCGTCGCCAGTTCAATGAAAGCGTCGTGCCCCTGTTTGAGGTGGAAGCTTTCTTCGTAGCAGATGCGTTCGAGCGCGCGGCAATAAGGCCCGTACGAGCCTTTCGCATTGGCGACCTGATTCACAATGGCGGCCGCATCAATGAGAAAACCGATCACGGTCACATCCGCCCAGGTTTCCGCCGGGTAGTTGAACACATTGGAATACTTGGATTTGCCGCTGAGGAGATCGTTGATCATGGCTTCGCGGCTTTTGCCGAGGGTTTCGGCGGCGTTGTAGAGCAGCTGTCCGTGCCCGATCTCATCCTGCACCTTGGCGATGAGCGCCAGTTTGCGTTTGAAGCCCGGCGCCCGGGTGATCCAGGTGCCTTCGGGCAATGCCCCGATGATCTCGGAATGGGCGTGCTGTTCGATGAGCCGGATCAGCTGGCGCCGGTATTCCGATGGCATCCAGTCGCCCGGTTCGATTTTTTCCCCTCTTGCGATGCGGGCTTCGAATTCGGCCAGCTTAACGGGGTCGTCGTGCAATTGCTCTTCTTTCAACTGCCGTTTATTGGGTTCGTCGAAAATGTATCCTCCACCGTACATAGGTGATTGTTTTGGTCTACCGTAAATTACGGATTTCCCCAGACCCGACCAATTTCCTTTCCCGTGGCGGCTTTCCGGATTTTTTGAAGTCAAATTGATTTGCGAACTTTAAGGATATGCGCTCCTTCTTCACCATGTTCCTGTCCCTGGCTCCCTTTGGTGTGCCGCCTTCGCCGCCGGTGGAGCGGACAGAAGTGCTGAAGGTCGTATTCACGGAAGACCTGCGCCCGTACGACATCACTTCCGACACGCTGTTCTACCACCAGGGCCATGCCTCCGCAACCGATTTCAGAGGGCTCCCCGGCACGGGGAAACGCTCCGACGCCGTCAGCTTCACCAGCTTCGGGTTCGACGGCACCACCCGCCGCTACCGCGACACGCTCGAAATCCGCCTCACCCTCCAGGTCTTCTGGGTGCGCTCCTCCTCCTGGACCCGCATCATGCCCCCTTCCCGCCACATCCTCACCCACGAACAACTTCACTTCGACATCACCCGCCTCGTCGCCGAACGATTCCGGAAAAAAGTGCTGTCTATGCCCATGACGATCGACGATCATGACAGCCGCATCCAATACGAATACCTCGAATCTTTCCGGGAAATGAACCGCCTCCAGGAAGCCTTCGACGATGAAGCCCTCCACGGCGCCAACGGCGTCGTCGAGGAACATTGGATACGCCGCATCCGCTCCGCCCTCCGGGAAGAAGGCGTGACGCCGCCGGAACTTCCCTGATTCCGCCGCCCGGCTTCCGGCCGATTTCCTATCTTTATAAAATATCCCACCCAGGATATACGTTTAATTTCCAACGCTTAAACCTCCTTATGAACAAGCTCCAGACGTTCGGCGCCTGCCTCGCAGCGGGAATCGCCCTCTTCACCCAGATCGCATGTAAAAAAAGTAACAAAAAAGACGATAACCCTGACGTCAACCAGTACAAACACGTCAACGACTGGATTTACCAAAACATGAAGGAGGTCTACTACTGGAACGACCAAATGCCCGCCAGCCCCAACTACGCCCAAATGCCTCCCGCGTTTTTCAGTTCGCTGCTGAAGCAACCGGAAGACCGTTACTCCTGGATCCAGGATAATTTCGAAGAACTGCTGGCCAGCCTTTCCGGTGTGACGAAAGAGTCCGGCATTGATTTCGACCTGTTTCCCATCACCGGCAACGGCGGCACTCTGATCGCAGGCATTATCAGTTATGTAAAGAAGGGCAGTCCGGCAGAAGCCGCGGGCATCGTGCGCGGCGACGTCTTTTTCCAGATAAGCGGCAAAACATTCCCGTATACCGGCCGGCAGGCTGAAGTAAACGCTTTCGTGGATGCCCTCGGCGCCAATCACAGCCTGGGGATCCGCAAGATGCTGAAAGGTTCGGATGGCCGCGACAGTATGTCCGACGCGCGCATTGTGCCTTTGACCGTAGTAGAATTCGCGGAAAACCCGGTGTACCTCGATTCCGTGTATACGATCGATGGCAAGAAGATCGGGTATTTCGTTTATAACTTTTTCGCGCCGGATAAAGGCGACGACAGTTTCGCCTACGACAACCAGGTAGACGCAGTATTTGGCCGCATGAAAGCCGCCGGTGTGCAGCATTTCATTCTTGACCTGCGCTACAACCCCGGCGGAGATGGCCGTTCTACCATCAACATCGGCAGTAACCTCGTAAAAGGCGCCGCGGCCGGCGACGAATTCTTCCACCGCAAATTCAACACCGCGTTCGAAGCCGCGCTCAAAGCGGAATACGGCGCAGATTACCCGATCAGCAAATTCACGGCCGAAGCGAACAACATCGGCAACCAGCTCACCGATCTGATCATCCTGACCTCTTCCGGAACGGCTTCCGCGAGTGAGTTGGTCATCAACGGGCTGCGCCCATATATGAACGTTTACCTCATCGGCGATACCACCGAAGGTAAAAACCTCGGTTCTTTCTCGATCTACGAGGAAAACGACGCGCGCAACAAATGGGGCATGCAGCCGATCGTGTCGCAGACGTTCAATAAACTCAACCAGAGCGATTATTCCGGCGGCTTCGCGCCTAACGAAAAATACCAGGAAACCCTTCATCTCGGCGTACTCGGCAGCATCGAAGAGCCCATGCTCGCCAAAGCGCTGACCCGCATCCTTGGCCACGCGCCCGCAGCCCGGAAAGCCGCGCCCGCAGGCAGCCGCACCATGATGAATAAAATCGGCACCAGCCGGAGCTTCAAAGCATACAGCGGCCGGATGACGGATCAGTTCCCCCGGTAATTCAATACTTTTTCCCATAAAAAAGGCGCCTCACCGGGCGCCTTTTTCAATTTATTTATCCATCTGCCGGACCACTTCCAGCACGGTGTTCGCCGCCTGGTAAAAGAAGGAAGGCTGGATGCGTGAAAACTCGTCGCTGGGCCGGTGGTAATCTGGATGATCCTCTACTCCAAAATAAATAAAAGGAATCTTTCGGGCATGGAACGCGCCCTGGTCGCTTTGCGACGTCCAGTCCTGGCTGCCGCTTCCGGGATTATCGTGCCCGGTGAGTAGTTTAATGCTCGAAGTGGCGGCGGCAGCGGTGATATAAGGTTTGAGTTGGGGATAATGGAAAGTACCGCAGGCGTAAAGTTCGTTTTTATCATTGCGGCTCACCATGTCAAGGTTGATATTGGCAACGATTTTCCCGATCGGCACGGGCGGGCGGGCCACGAATGCCCTCGCGCCCTGGAGCCCCATCTCTTCCGCGTCGAACGCGGCGAAAATGAGCGTGTATTTCGGCGGGTGTTTAGCGAACCATGCGGCGATCCCGAGGATGGCGGCCACGCCGGAAGCGTTATCATCGGCCCCGTTGTAAATGCTGTCCGCAACGCCCTGCGCATGTCGCGTGCCCACGTGGTCGTAATGCGCGGAAATGACGATCACGCTGTCGGATGTGCCGGGGATGTAGCCGTACAGATTGGTGCCCATGATACGCTCCGTGCCATGGGTGAAATAGAACGATTGTTCGAAGGTGCCCGACATGGGTTGGATGCCGGCTTGTTTGAAGCGGTCGAGCAGGTAGAATTGCGCCAGCCGGTTGCCTTTGGAGCCCGTGAGCCGGCCCATGAACTTGTCGGCGCTGAGGGTTTCCACGTCTTTCAGCAACCACGCGGAATCCACTTGCGCGCTGGTGGCGCTTGCCACAAAGGCGCAACAGATCAGGGTCAGGATTTTCTTCATCTGGATCGCATTTTCCCAAATGTAGCGAATACCGGCTGCTAAATCCGGCAGCGGCATAAAAAAACCGGCCCCTGTCAGGAGCCGGCTGTATGTAAATAAATGACGTGTTATTGGAAGATATTGTACACCGCCCAGCTGCACACGTAAGCGAGGAGGGTCATGTACACGAACTGGATGATGGGATATTTCCAGCTTTTTGTTTCGCGCTTCACGATGGCGAGCGTACTCATGCACTGCATGGCAAAAGCGTAGAAGATCATGAGCGACAGCCCCGTGGCCAGGGTATACACCGGCCGCCCGTCGGACCATTTGGCAGCGGCCATTTTCTC
Above is a genomic segment from Chitinophaga pollutisoli containing:
- a CDS encoding S41 family peptidase; translated protein: MNKLQTFGACLAAGIALFTQIACKKSNKKDDNPDVNQYKHVNDWIYQNMKEVYYWNDQMPASPNYAQMPPAFFSSLLKQPEDRYSWIQDNFEELLASLSGVTKESGIDFDLFPITGNGGTLIAGIISYVKKGSPAEAAGIVRGDVFFQISGKTFPYTGRQAEVNAFVDALGANHSLGIRKMLKGSDGRDSMSDARIVPLTVVEFAENPVYLDSVYTIDGKKIGYFVYNFFAPDKGDDSFAYDNQVDAVFGRMKAAGVQHFILDLRYNPGGDGRSTINIGSNLVKGAAAGDEFFHRKFNTAFEAALKAEYGADYPISKFTAEANNIGNQLTDLIILTSSGTASASELVINGLRPYMNVYLIGDTTEGKNLGSFSIYEENDARNKWGMQPIVSQTFNKLNQSDYSGGFAPNEKYQETLHLGVLGSIEEPMLAKALTRILGHAPAARKAAPAGSRTMMNKIGTSRSFKAYSGRMTDQFPR
- the paaA gene encoding 1,2-phenylacetyl-CoA epoxidase subunit PaaA — encoded protein: MYGGGYIFDEPNKRQLKEEQLHDDPVKLAEFEARIARGEKIEPGDWMPSEYRRQLIRLIEQHAHSEIIGALPEGTWITRAPGFKRKLALIAKVQDEIGHGQLLYNAAETLGKSREAMINDLLSGKSKYSNVFNYPAETWADVTVIGFLIDAAAIVNQVANAKGSYGPYCRALERICYEESFHLKQGHDAFIELATGTPAQKQMLQDALNRWWQPIMHFFGPPDKTSVHSEKLMQWKVKMASNDDMRNQFLDQYVPKIRELGMTLPDPELQKDETGKWRFSDPDWDLFKKVINGGGPCNAERLQVRQWAEEHGRWVRKALMNPGAVKTAPVA
- the paaC gene encoding 1,2-phenylacetyl-CoA epoxidase subunit PaaC; this translates as MTKNDALARMLTAMADDALIQGHRNSEWTGLGPIMEEDIAFSSMAQDKIGHAWALYRILQEELNGEDPDSFAFLRNEKDYRCCHFVEYPNGEYDFSLMRHFLFDHAEAIRYQQLRESTFAPLRPLAEKLKGEIKYHTLHANAWITQLCRAGDESYARMQSALNICFPLALGIFEPDQEAGTILEAEGIYPGETKLKEMWLDRVYNLCAAAGLNLPAESSVTPEYGGRKGYHTEYLQPLLEEMGAVFRSDPQATW
- a CDS encoding M20/M25/M40 family metallo-hydrolase; the protein is MKKILTLICCAFVASATSAQVDSAWLLKDVETLSADKFMGRLTGSKGNRLAQFYLLDRFKQAGIQPMSGTFEQSFYFTHGTERIMGTNLYGYIPGTSDSVIVISAHYDHVGTRHAQGVADSIYNGADDNASGVAAILGIAAWFAKHPPKYTLIFAAFDAEEMGLQGARAFVARPPVPIGKIVANINLDMVSRNDKNELYACGTFHYPQLKPYITAAAATSSIKLLTGHDNPGSGSQDWTSQSDQGAFHARKIPFIYFGVEDHPDYHRPSDEFSRIQPSFFYQAANTVLEVVRQMDK